Proteins encoded in a region of the Flavobacterium sp. MDT1-60 genome:
- the pyrE gene encoding orotate phosphoribosyltransferase, with the protein MIFNKDTAEKTAELLLQINAIKLNPENPFTWASGWKSPIYCDNRLILSFPIIRNYVRDEFAKNIEKQFGKPDVIAGVATGAIGIGILVAESLGLPFVYVRPEAKKHGRQNQVEGFLQKGQNVVVVEDLISTGNSSLMAVEALRNEGANIKGMAAIFTYGFGVAEENFKNANIDLYTLSNYENLLELAVQKQYITEEQQSTLQEWNAIPSTWGQD; encoded by the coding sequence ATGATTTTTAATAAAGATACTGCCGAAAAAACAGCCGAATTGCTTTTGCAAATAAATGCAATTAAATTGAATCCAGAAAATCCTTTTACATGGGCTTCTGGATGGAAATCGCCTATTTATTGTGATAATAGGTTAATTCTTTCATTTCCGATCATCCGAAATTATGTTCGTGATGAATTTGCGAAGAACATTGAAAAACAATTTGGAAAACCAGATGTAATTGCCGGAGTAGCCACTGGAGCTATTGGAATTGGAATTCTTGTTGCTGAAAGCCTTGGATTACCATTTGTATATGTGCGTCCGGAAGCTAAAAAACACGGAAGACAAAATCAGGTTGAAGGCTTTTTACAAAAAGGCCAGAATGTGGTTGTCGTTGAAGATTTAATTAGTACCGGAAACAGCAGTTTAATGGCTGTGGAAGCTTTACGCAACGAAGGGGCTAATATTAAAGGGATGGCAGCAATTTTCACCTACGGTTTTGGTGTTGCCGAAGAGAACTTCAAAAATGCAAACATCGATTTATACACGTTGAGCAACTACGAAAACTTATTAGAATTAGCGGTTCAGAAACAATATATTACAGAAGAGCAGCAGTCTACTTTGCAGGAATGGAACGCAATTCCATCAACTTGGGGACAGGACTAG
- a CDS encoding NUDIX hydrolase, translated as MYKVFVNDKPLFLTNEISKETNFQLFLLESIDIEQLIVKIFQNKIQKAYLYHPDEREIMKTLKAKIPVSKAGGGFVYNKNGEVLFIFRNGKWDLPKGGIEKGEEIENTAMREVEEETGVGQLRIINKLQKTYHVFKRNGKYKLKITHWFEMFSDFEGTPQGQIEEGIEKVAWLNPEQIKEALKNSYENIKLLFEEESKISVEE; from the coding sequence ATGTATAAAGTTTTTGTGAACGACAAACCACTTTTTTTGACAAATGAAATCTCAAAAGAGACTAATTTTCAATTGTTCCTGTTGGAGAGTATTGATATTGAGCAGCTTATAGTTAAAATTTTTCAAAATAAAATTCAAAAGGCCTACTTATATCATCCCGACGAAAGAGAGATCATGAAGACTCTCAAAGCTAAAATCCCTGTTAGTAAAGCGGGTGGAGGCTTTGTATACAATAAAAACGGAGAAGTTTTATTCATTTTCAGAAACGGAAAATGGGATTTGCCTAAAGGCGGAATCGAAAAAGGCGAGGAAATTGAAAACACTGCGATGCGCGAAGTTGAAGAAGAAACCGGTGTAGGCCAGCTCCGAATCATAAATAAACTCCAAAAAACCTATCACGTTTTTAAACGAAACGGAAAATACAAACTTAAAATCACACATTGGTTCGAAATGTTTTCTGATTTTGAAGGAACTCCGCAAGGTCAAATCGAAGAAGGAATCGAAAAAGTAGCCTGGCTAAATCCCGAACAAATCAAAGAAGCGCTGAAAAACTCGTATGAAAACATTAAATTATTGTTTGAAGAGGAGAGTAAGATTTCTGTTGAAGAGTAG
- a CDS encoding RES family NAD+ phosphorylase: MANFESAFQNIKKTQGLYPYFSDTIRDDQKYVLCSDCFHDEGLRLDAIQIGLERELKCPNCSSEHGRKLTKQIVRELCYSFFVRGTIERFEYGGFPLVQMNEERHGDSEIKVSSWLNDDVKLIEQIGEIGLFYYSPRFWMFGEIEPLKTLHDELQINNVIKRILELYPKHILNAEHPFYRIRINPKIPHEFPEYDSPPEGIGGGNRLNWNGEAVLYASPDLELCIHECRASVEDDLYVAKLIPTQPLKMLNLAALIIEEDVDEFNSLDLAIHFLFLAGKHSYSICSKIAQSIKKEGFDGIIYPSYFSNIRTGNVPFETIHGMSIRHISNLKDYAESQSVPNIVLFGWPIKENKVKVHSINKITINSIKYDLTFGPAYNEALLDKSQKEKFIEKKIEDQLEKLLTAFNENSDEHDLDKLQNEK; the protein is encoded by the coding sequence ATGGCAAATTTTGAATCAGCATTTCAAAATATAAAAAAAACACAAGGCTTATATCCCTATTTTTCTGATACAATTAGAGATGATCAAAAATATGTACTTTGTTCAGATTGTTTTCACGATGAGGGACTTCGTTTAGATGCAATTCAAATAGGCTTAGAACGTGAACTTAAATGTCCCAACTGCTCATCTGAACATGGAAGAAAACTAACTAAACAAATTGTGCGGGAATTATGTTATAGTTTTTTTGTTCGTGGAACCATTGAACGTTTTGAATATGGTGGATTTCCATTAGTTCAAATGAACGAGGAAAGACATGGAGATTCCGAAATTAAAGTATCCTCTTGGTTAAACGATGATGTTAAATTGATAGAACAAATTGGAGAGATCGGATTATTTTATTACAGCCCTAGATTTTGGATGTTTGGAGAAATTGAACCTCTAAAAACTCTTCATGATGAGTTACAAATTAATAATGTAATAAAACGAATTTTAGAACTTTATCCCAAACATATACTGAACGCTGAGCATCCATTTTATAGAATTCGTATCAATCCCAAAATACCTCATGAATTTCCGGAATATGATAGTCCTCCAGAGGGGATTGGAGGCGGAAATAGACTTAACTGGAATGGAGAAGCAGTTTTATATGCTTCTCCAGATCTCGAATTATGTATACATGAATGCCGAGCAAGTGTAGAAGACGATCTTTATGTAGCAAAACTGATTCCTACTCAACCCTTAAAAATGCTAAACCTTGCAGCATTAATTATAGAGGAAGATGTTGATGAATTCAATAGTCTCGATTTAGCTATTCATTTCTTATTCTTAGCAGGAAAACACTCTTATTCTATATGTTCAAAAATCGCTCAATCTATAAAAAAAGAAGGCTTCGATGGAATTATTTATCCATCATATTTCAGTAATATTAGGACTGGAAATGTGCCTTTTGAAACCATACATGGAATGTCTATTAGACATATCTCAAATTTAAAAGATTATGCCGAGTCACAAAGTGTTCCTAATATAGTTTTATTTGGATGGCCAATAAAAGAAAACAAAGTCAAAGTACATTCTATAAATAAAATTACTATCAATAGTATTAAGTATGATTTGACTTTTGGTCCAGCTTATAATGAAGCATTACTTGATAAATCACAAAAAGAAAAATTTATAGAAAAAAAGATTGAAGATCAACTAGAAAAATTGCTTACAGCTTTTAATGAAAATTCAGATGAACACGATTTAGATAAATTACAAAATGAAAAGTAA
- a CDS encoding helix-turn-helix domain-containing protein: MSTFAKPNHIGRKISRIRELRDMKQEALAQALGTNQQAISALENSETISDEKLIDVAKALGVNVEALKNFSEEAAINYFNNFYDNSGSNGAFAHGPLFTFNPLDKLLESYEENKKLYERLLQAEKDKVEFLEKMLKDK; the protein is encoded by the coding sequence ATGAGCACATTTGCAAAACCAAACCATATAGGACGAAAAATTAGCCGAATTCGTGAACTTAGAGACATGAAACAAGAAGCATTAGCACAGGCTTTAGGGACAAACCAACAAGCTATATCTGCTCTTGAAAACAGTGAAACTATAAGCGATGAAAAACTTATTGATGTAGCAAAGGCTTTGGGCGTAAATGTTGAAGCTCTTAAAAATTTTTCAGAAGAAGCTGCTATTAATTATTTTAATAATTTCTATGATAATAGTGGAAGTAATGGTGCATTTGCGCATGGACCACTATTCACTTTTAATCCATTAGACAAATTACTTGAGTCTTATGAGGAAAATAAAAAACTTTACGAACGTTTACTTCAGGCTGAAAAAGATAAAGTTGAGTTTTTAGAAAAAATGTTAAAAGATAAATAG
- the ftsH gene encoding ATP-dependent zinc metalloprotease FtsH, producing MAKDNNPNPSKFKISPWLIYTAILLVFLFISFATGGSNLSEPAQLTSSKFNVLLEKGQIEKVIVYNKAEAEVYLTAAALKDAANKKVAKDIFDRANKGPHYTLEIGNDQIFQTKLEKAVGEGKLKDFNFLQKNNWSDILISLLPIIIIIGVWIFIMRKMSGGAGGGGGQIFNIGKSKAKLFDEKTDIKTTFKDVAGLEGAKEEIQEIVEFLKNPEKYTNLGGKIPKGALLVGPPGTGKTLLAKAVAGEAQVPFFSLSGSDFVEMFVGVGASRVRDLFKQAKEKSPAIIFIDEIDAVGRARGKSNMSGGNDERENTLNQLLTEMDGFGTNSNVIVLAATNRADVLDKALMRAGRFDRQIFVDLPDIRERAEIFKVHLAPIKKVEGLDLDFLAKQTPGFSGADIANVCNEAALIAARYNKTAVDKQDFLDAVDRIIGGLEKKNKIITPEEKRAIAIHEAGHATVSWMLEHAAPLIKVTIVPRGQSLGAAWYLPEERQIVRTDQMLDEMCATMGGRAAEKVTFDRISTGALSDLEKVTRQARAMVTIYGLNEKIGNVTYYDSTGQSEYNFSKPYSDETAKVIDKEISELIEGQYQRAIQILEENKDKLNQLADILIEKEVIFKDDLETIFGKRTFDKNLEEVVS from the coding sequence ATGGCTAAAGATAATAATCCAAATCCGAGTAAATTTAAAATAAGTCCCTGGTTAATATATACTGCAATACTTTTAGTTTTTTTATTTATAAGTTTTGCAACCGGAGGATCTAACTTAAGCGAACCTGCTCAATTAACTTCTTCTAAATTTAATGTTTTATTAGAAAAAGGACAAATTGAAAAAGTTATCGTTTATAATAAAGCTGAAGCTGAAGTATATTTAACTGCTGCAGCTCTTAAAGATGCTGCCAATAAAAAAGTAGCTAAAGATATTTTTGACAGAGCAAACAAAGGTCCTCACTATACTTTAGAAATTGGTAACGATCAGATTTTTCAAACTAAATTAGAAAAAGCAGTTGGCGAAGGCAAACTGAAAGATTTTAATTTCTTGCAGAAAAACAACTGGAGCGACATTTTAATCAGTCTGCTTCCAATCATCATCATTATTGGTGTATGGATTTTCATTATGCGTAAAATGTCAGGCGGCGCTGGTGGCGGTGGCGGACAAATTTTCAACATCGGAAAATCGAAAGCTAAATTGTTTGATGAAAAAACAGATATCAAAACAACATTTAAGGATGTTGCTGGTTTAGAAGGTGCAAAAGAAGAAATACAAGAAATTGTAGAATTCCTTAAAAATCCTGAAAAATATACCAACCTAGGAGGTAAAATCCCAAAAGGAGCTCTTCTTGTAGGACCTCCGGGAACTGGTAAAACTTTATTAGCTAAAGCTGTTGCCGGCGAAGCTCAGGTACCTTTCTTTTCATTATCAGGTTCTGATTTCGTGGAAATGTTCGTAGGAGTTGGTGCTTCACGTGTACGTGATTTATTCAAACAAGCTAAAGAAAAATCTCCTGCTATCATTTTCATCGATGAGATTGATGCGGTTGGTAGAGCAAGAGGAAAAAGCAATATGTCAGGTGGAAACGACGAGAGAGAGAACACCTTGAACCAATTATTGACAGAAATGGATGGTTTTGGTACAAACTCAAACGTAATTGTTTTGGCCGCAACAAACAGAGCTGATGTTCTTGATAAAGCTTTAATGCGTGCCGGGCGTTTTGACAGACAAATTTTTGTTGACTTACCGGACATTCGCGAAAGAGCTGAAATCTTTAAAGTTCACTTAGCTCCTATCAAAAAAGTTGAAGGTCTTGACTTAGATTTCTTAGCAAAACAAACTCCGGGTTTCTCTGGTGCTGACATTGCTAATGTTTGTAATGAAGCTGCTTTAATTGCTGCCCGTTATAATAAAACTGCAGTTGACAAACAAGATTTTCTTGATGCCGTTGACAGAATCATTGGTGGTCTTGAAAAGAAAAATAAAATCATTACTCCGGAAGAAAAAAGAGCAATTGCAATTCACGAAGCTGGTCACGCTACTGTAAGCTGGATGCTTGAGCATGCTGCACCACTTATTAAAGTAACAATTGTTCCTCGTGGACAAAGTTTAGGAGCCGCATGGTACCTGCCAGAAGAAAGACAAATCGTGAGAACAGATCAAATGTTAGACGAAATGTGTGCTACTATGGGAGGAAGAGCTGCTGAAAAAGTGACTTTTGACAGAATTTCAACTGGAGCATTAAGCGATTTAGAAAAAGTTACACGTCAAGCCCGTGCTATGGTAACTATTTACGGTTTGAATGAAAAAATCGGAAATGTTACGTATTACGATTCAACTGGACAAAGCGAATATAATTTCTCTAAACCATATTCTGATGAGACTGCAAAAGTTATTGACAAAGAAATTTCAGAATTAATTGAAGGTCAATACCAAAGAGCGATTCAAATTTTAGAAGAGAACAAAGACAAGTTAAATCAGCTTGCCGATATACTTATAGAAAAAGAAGTTATTTTTAAAGATGACTTAGAAACAATTTTCGGAAAACGTACTTTTGACAAAAATCTGGAAGAAGTGGTTTCGTAA
- a CDS encoding phosphatidylserine decarboxylase family protein, which yields MFHKEGGPSILLGTVFAVAVLLIADKFIDISWLRILVQIAGVVILIIILQFFRNPKRIAIRNSDHILAPVDGKVVVIEEVYEGEFFKDKRLQVSIFMSPINVHVTRYAMDGIIKFSKYHPGKFLVAWHPKASEENERTTVVIENETFGQILYRQIAGALARRIVNYAQEGMQVVQGTDAGFIKFGSRVDLFLPLGTEINVELNQKAVGGKTIIATKA from the coding sequence ATGTTTCATAAAGAAGGAGGCCCATCCATTTTATTAGGTACTGTTTTTGCTGTTGCCGTACTTTTAATTGCTGACAAATTCATTGATATCAGTTGGTTAAGAATTCTGGTACAAATTGCTGGTGTAGTAATTTTGATTATTATTCTGCAATTTTTCAGAAATCCAAAAAGAATCGCAATCAGAAACAGTGATCACATTCTTGCTCCGGTTGACGGAAAAGTTGTGGTTATTGAAGAAGTTTATGAAGGTGAATTTTTTAAAGACAAACGTTTACAGGTTTCTATTTTTATGTCACCAATAAACGTACATGTAACTCGTTATGCGATGGACGGAATTATCAAATTCAGTAAATACCATCCTGGTAAATTTTTGGTAGCCTGGCATCCAAAAGCGAGCGAAGAAAACGAAAGAACTACTGTTGTTATTGAAAACGAGACCTTTGGTCAGATATTATACAGACAAATTGCTGGTGCTTTAGCACGCAGAATTGTAAACTATGCACAAGAAGGAATGCAGGTTGTTCAGGGTACTGATGCTGGTTTCATAAAATTTGGTTCAAGAGTAGATTTATTTTTACCTTTAGGTACCGAAATTAACGTAGAGTTGAATCAAAAAGCAGTTGGAGGAAAAACCATCATTGCGACAAAAGCTTAA
- a CDS encoding M14 family metallopeptidase codes for MKFFTIVISLFTLTTFAQNNKKYDTFFEKGNGNQSASYPETIAYFKLLANDFPTIQIKEMGLTDSGEPLHMVTFNPDKDFDFDKIQKTKAVLFINNGIHAGEPDGIDATMQFYRDLAIGKIKAPKNTVLVCIPVYNIGGALNRNSTTRANQDGPEVYGFRGNARNYDLNRDLMKSDTRNTKSFVAIFQKINADVFIDNHVSNGSDYQYKLTYIMTQHNKLGTVLGDFMNDVMMPALVKDLQQKKIETTPYVDSFKDTPDKGFGQFVDSPRYTTGYTSLFNTIGFVVETHMLKKYTERVKMTYEYMKSTMDFTDANYQKIKELRVKNLEQYQPKKTYTLKWELDSTKATTFSFLGYEAGYKKSDATTGNRLYYDRTKPYKKDVPYIKEFKSLKDVVIPSAYIISHGYWNIIELLKNNNIFFTQLKNDTIIEVESYKIADFKTFSNAYEGHYPHYNTTINSKIVKMAFAKGDYLVSTKQKGVKYLVEAFEPEGVDSFFNWNFFDPILQQKEHYSEYIFEDTAAKLLKDNPQLKAELETKKQNDREFAKSSEAQLNWIYKNSVHYEKAHMQYPVYRVL; via the coding sequence ATGAAATTTTTTACCATTGTCATTTCACTTTTCACACTTACCACTTTCGCTCAAAACAATAAAAAATACGATACTTTTTTTGAAAAAGGCAATGGAAATCAATCTGCATCTTATCCCGAAACTATTGCTTATTTTAAGCTTTTAGCCAATGATTTTCCGACGATTCAAATAAAAGAAATGGGTTTGACAGATTCTGGTGAGCCATTACATATGGTAACTTTTAATCCGGATAAGGACTTTGATTTTGATAAAATTCAGAAAACTAAAGCCGTTCTTTTTATCAATAACGGAATCCACGCCGGCGAACCTGACGGAATCGATGCAACTATGCAATTCTACAGAGATTTAGCCATTGGAAAAATAAAAGCACCTAAAAATACTGTTTTGGTTTGTATTCCGGTTTATAATATTGGCGGAGCTTTAAATAGAAACTCAACTACAAGAGCAAATCAGGACGGACCGGAAGTGTATGGGTTTAGAGGAAATGCCCGAAACTATGATTTGAACCGCGATTTAATGAAATCAGATACGCGAAATACAAAAAGTTTTGTTGCCATTTTCCAAAAAATAAATGCTGATGTTTTTATTGACAATCACGTGAGCAATGGCTCAGATTATCAATACAAACTAACCTATATTATGACACAGCATAATAAATTAGGAACTGTTTTGGGTGATTTTATGAATGATGTAATGATGCCGGCTTTGGTGAAAGATTTACAACAAAAGAAAATCGAAACAACACCTTATGTAGATTCTTTTAAAGATACTCCGGACAAAGGTTTTGGGCAGTTTGTTGATAGTCCGCGATATACTACGGGTTATACTTCTTTGTTTAACACGATTGGATTTGTAGTTGAGACACATATGCTTAAAAAATATACGGAGCGTGTAAAAATGACGTACGAATACATGAAATCGACTATGGATTTTACCGATGCCAATTATCAAAAAATCAAAGAATTGCGTGTAAAAAACCTGGAACAATATCAGCCTAAAAAAACCTATACTTTAAAATGGGAACTGGACAGCACAAAAGCAACGACTTTTTCTTTTTTAGGATACGAAGCCGGATACAAAAAAAGTGATGCGACAACGGGAAACCGTTTGTATTACGACCGAACCAAACCGTATAAAAAAGACGTTCCTTATATAAAAGAATTCAAATCGCTAAAAGATGTTGTTATACCATCTGCTTATATCATTTCACATGGGTATTGGAATATTATTGAGCTTTTGAAAAACAATAACATCTTCTTTACCCAACTTAAAAACGATACTATTATTGAAGTCGAAAGCTATAAAATTGCTGATTTTAAAACATTTTCAAATGCTTACGAAGGGCATTATCCACATTACAATACAACAATAAATTCTAAAATTGTAAAAATGGCTTTTGCCAAAGGAGATTATCTCGTTTCAACAAAACAGAAAGGTGTTAAATATTTAGTGGAAGCTTTTGAACCGGAAGGTGTTGATTCCTTTTTCAATTGGAATTTCTTTGATCCTATTTTACAGCAAAAAGAGCATTATTCAGAATATATTTTTGAAGATACAGCTGCCAAATTGCTGAAAGATAATCCACAATTAAAAGCAGAATTAGAAACCAAAAAACAAAACGATCGTGAATTTGCAAAAAGCTCCGAAGCGCAGTTAAACTGGATTTATAAAAATTCTGTACATTATGAAAAGGCTCATATGCAGTATCCTGTTTATCGAGTGCTTTAG
- the rsfS gene encoding ribosome silencing factor codes for MAKKTINNDVLLANIIKGIEEVKGNDIDILDLREIDTAVCDYFVICNGSSNTQVNAIVNSIQKTVSKDLKDKPWHVEGTDNAEWVLMDYVHIVVHVFQKHIREYYNIESLWGDAKITTIENKY; via the coding sequence ATGGCGAAAAAGACTATTAATAATGATGTTCTACTGGCGAACATAATCAAAGGGATTGAAGAAGTAAAAGGAAATGATATTGATATTCTTGACTTAAGAGAAATAGACACGGCTGTTTGTGACTATTTTGTTATTTGCAACGGAAGTTCTAACACTCAAGTTAACGCCATTGTGAACTCAATCCAAAAAACAGTATCTAAAGATTTAAAAGATAAACCATGGCACGTAGAAGGAACCGATAACGCGGAATGGGTTCTTATGGATTATGTGCACATCGTGGTACATGTTTTCCAAAAACACATTCGTGAATACTATAATATCGAAAGCCTTTGGGGTGACGCCAAAATAACTACAATCGAAAACAAATACTAA
- a CDS encoding DUF4287 domain-containing protein, whose product MSFQGYLKTIKEKTGNGPAEFRTLAEQKNFTEDGKLKPEVKAGDIVNWLKEDFDLGQGHAMAIYALLKGIKDENSQ is encoded by the coding sequence ATGTCATTTCAAGGATATTTAAAAACAATTAAAGAAAAGACGGGTAATGGTCCTGCTGAATTTAGAACTTTAGCAGAACAAAAAAACTTCACAGAAGACGGAAAACTCAAACCTGAAGTGAAAGCTGGAGATATCGTCAACTGGCTTAAGGAAGATTTTGATTTAGGTCAGGGACATGCAATGGCAATTTACGCACTGCTTAAAGGCATAAAGGACGAGAATAGCCAGTAA
- a CDS encoding lactate utilization protein B/C, translating into MNFFKKIFGSSDAASDEEHESEYGGGNPIPNSHLSIDEQFIFNFKKNGGKFLYCENKQEVAEQFENILEENDWFENEVLCYEPGLFHLLEENKLIYISPKAPKFLLASCENLIADEGSILFSSKQIRQDKPNELPANIVIIATTSQILPMKSDGLSAIKRKYERDYPTNITTIKYFEKAKEEDFTQYGSVAKNLYLLLLEDL; encoded by the coding sequence ATGAATTTTTTCAAAAAAATATTTGGTTCTAGCGACGCCGCATCTGACGAAGAACATGAAAGCGAATATGGAGGAGGTAATCCAATTCCGAACAGTCATTTATCTATCGACGAACAATTCATTTTCAATTTTAAGAAAAATGGCGGTAAATTTTTGTATTGTGAGAACAAACAAGAAGTTGCAGAACAATTTGAAAATATTTTAGAAGAAAACGACTGGTTTGAAAATGAAGTTTTATGTTATGAACCAGGTCTTTTTCATTTATTAGAAGAGAACAAACTTATTTATATCTCACCAAAAGCTCCTAAATTTTTATTAGCTTCTTGTGAAAACCTTATTGCTGATGAAGGCTCTATTTTGTTTTCCTCAAAACAAATCAGACAAGACAAACCAAACGAGTTACCTGCAAATATTGTTATAATAGCCACAACAAGTCAAATACTACCAATGAAAAGTGATGGTTTGAGCGCTATTAAACGAAAATACGAAAGAGACTATCCAACTAACATTACCACTATAAAATATTTCGAAAAAGCAAAAGAGGAAGATTTTACACAATACGGAAGCGTTGCAAAAAATCTCTATTTATTGCTTTTAGAAGACCTTTAA
- a CDS encoding phosphatidate cytidylyltransferase, which translates to MNETLKRTISGAVYIALLLTAILFSTESFIILFGLFLIITIYEFCNLVNLSKVFSILFGILLYTTILLISHYNKQTTSFLNTTFDSDIILNPNIQQLDLVLLAVTLVISIKCILFLFYDNIQNVSTSSKYLYLLGYITLPFIFIVKISFGANDYNPKIILGLFILIWTNDTFAYLVGKSIGKHKLFERVSPKKTIEGFLGGVVFAAFAGFLISKLYIQPKPEFSGKSILIWTIIALIVSIFGTIGDLIESKFKRIAGVKDSGAIMPGHGGILDRLDSVIFVAPIIFLFYQILYYVS; encoded by the coding sequence ATGAACGAAACACTCAAGAGAACCATTTCTGGTGCTGTTTATATCGCTTTATTATTAACCGCAATTCTGTTTTCTACTGAAAGCTTTATTATCCTTTTTGGTCTTTTCTTAATAATTACAATTTACGAATTTTGCAATTTAGTTAACCTTAGCAAAGTCTTTTCCATTCTTTTTGGAATTCTGTTGTACACCACTATTTTGTTAATTAGTCATTATAACAAACAGACTACCTCGTTTTTAAACACCACATTCGATTCAGACATAATTCTAAATCCCAATATTCAGCAATTAGATCTTGTATTGCTGGCTGTAACATTGGTTATCTCCATAAAATGCATTTTATTTTTGTTTTATGACAATATTCAAAACGTTAGTACATCCTCAAAATATTTATATTTACTAGGATACATTACACTTCCCTTTATATTTATTGTTAAAATTTCTTTTGGTGCGAATGATTACAATCCAAAAATCATTCTTGGGTTATTTATCTTAATCTGGACCAATGATACTTTTGCCTATTTGGTTGGAAAATCAATTGGAAAACATAAATTATTTGAACGTGTTTCTCCTAAAAAAACTATCGAAGGATTTCTTGGTGGAGTTGTTTTTGCTGCTTTTGCCGGATTTTTAATTTCCAAATTATACATTCAGCCAAAACCTGAGTTTAGCGGTAAATCAATCCTTATCTGGACAATAATCGCTTTAATTGTAAGCATTTTTGGAACGATTGGAGATTTGATTGAATCAAAATTTAAAAGAATTGCCGGCGTAAAAGACAGCGGCGCCATAATGCCTGGCCACGGAGGTATTCTAGATCGATTAGATAGTGTTATATTTGTAGCACCAATTATATTTTTATTTTATCAAATTTTATATTATGTTTCATAA
- a CDS encoding SRPBCC family protein: MNLESPKVTVQKSAQDLFDQLSDVKNFEKLMPDNIAKFEVIGEDAFIFGLKGMPEIKLKMKEKTAPNKIVLGAASDKLPFTLTSNIDSVSDSESAVQLFFEGEFNAMMAMMIKGPISKFIETLANNMTKL, from the coding sequence ATGAACTTAGAAAGTCCAAAAGTTACTGTTCAGAAATCAGCTCAAGATCTATTTGATCAATTATCTGATGTAAAGAATTTTGAAAAATTAATGCCGGATAATATCGCTAAATTTGAAGTGATTGGTGAAGATGCTTTTATTTTTGGATTGAAAGGTATGCCGGAAATAAAATTAAAAATGAAGGAAAAAACAGCACCAAACAAAATTGTTTTAGGGGCTGCAAGTGATAAACTTCCTTTTACCCTGACTTCAAATATTGACAGCGTTTCTGATTCAGAAAGTGCTGTACAATTATTCTTTGAAGGAGAATTCAATGCCATGATGGCGATGATGATCAAAGGGCCAATCAGTAAATTCATTGAAACTTTAGCCAACAATATGACTAAACTTTAA
- a CDS encoding biotin--[acetyl-CoA-carboxylase] ligase — MKLIKLDAIDSTNDFLKALSSQDELDNFTVVTAENQTKGKGQMGAKWESESGKNLIMSALVKDFLYDNEQVFNLSLIVSLSVIESLKSLNIPDLSIKWPNDIMSYNKKIGGILIENTIKSDGRIVSVVGLGLNVNQTNFEELPNASSLAVISGHTFDKELLPALIIEKMQQNIESWESNSAIFWKEYFNTLFRKGVPMPFKNLNTEAFGQNFMGIIQGVSSVGKIQIMLEDDSVSEFDIKEVQMLY, encoded by the coding sequence ATGAAACTAATCAAACTCGATGCCATAGATTCTACAAACGACTTTCTTAAGGCATTATCAAGCCAGGATGAACTTGATAATTTTACTGTGGTAACTGCTGAAAATCAGACAAAAGGCAAGGGGCAAATGGGGGCGAAGTGGGAATCTGAATCGGGTAAAAACTTAATTATGAGTGCCTTGGTAAAGGATTTTCTATATGATAATGAACAGGTTTTTAATTTAAGTTTAATCGTTTCCTTGTCAGTGATTGAGTCTTTAAAATCATTAAATATTCCTGATTTAAGTATAAAATGGCCAAACGACATTATGTCATACAATAAAAAGATTGGTGGCATATTAATCGAAAACACCATCAAAAGTGATGGCAGAATCGTGTCAGTAGTCGGTTTAGGACTAAATGTCAATCAAACAAATTTTGAAGAATTGCCAAATGCTTCTTCTCTGGCAGTCATTTCAGGTCATACTTTTGATAAAGAGTTATTACCGGCTTTAATTATTGAAAAAATGCAGCAGAATATAGAATCATGGGAATCAAACTCGGCTATTTTCTGGAAAGAATATTTTAATACTTTATTCCGTAAAGGTGTTCCAATGCCTTTTAAAAACCTTAATACGGAAGCATTTGGACAAAACTTCATGGGAATAATTCAAGGTGTTTCTTCAGTCGGAAAAATACAAATTATGCTTGAAGATGATTCTGTTTCAGAGTTTGATATTAAGGAAGTTCAAATGCTTTATTGA